A section of the Maylandia zebra isolate NMK-2024a linkage group LG8, Mzebra_GT3a, whole genome shotgun sequence genome encodes:
- the LOC143419776 gene encoding leukocyte elastase inhibitor-like isoform X1, with translation MQTRMQTQTQIQQQTRLPGYLLKCLKPQTDEDDVHAKFAKLLTDLNKADAPYSLSLANRLYGDRSYTFLEEFLKGTKKHYNAELESVDFKGNAEEARVHINSWVEKQTQGKHNVTLNDLHCKSLGISCVVFS, from the exons ATGCAGACACGGATGCAGACGCAGACGCAGATTCAGCAGCAAACCAGACTGCCGGGCTACCTGCTCAAG TGTCTGAAACCCCAGACCGACGAGGACGATGTCCACGCCAAGTTTGCCAAACTACTAACTGATCTGAACAAGGCTGATGCTCCATACTCCCTCAGTCTTGCCAACAGACTTTACGGGGATCGGTCCTACACGTTTCTCGAG GAATTTTTAAAAGGCACCAAAAAGCATTACAACGCTGAGCTCGAGTCTGTGGACTTCAAAGGAAATGCAGAGGAGGCCAGGGTCCACATCAACAGCTGGGTGGAGAAGCAGACACAAGGTAAGCATAATGTAACTTTAAATGATCTCCACTGTAAATCCTTGGggatcagttgtgttgtgttcAGTTGA
- the LOC143419776 gene encoding uncharacterized protein LOC143419776 isoform X2 → MGQKTPENSSRASSPSCSDCENFPMVPTLETSYLARAAKNEFLNLVPDIEEMRPGSSALLRLKNQSRQKRNRHKHSQKRRRRRYRRQCRHGCRRRRRFSSKPDCRATCSSV, encoded by the exons ATGGGCCagaa GACCCCTGAGAACAGCTCACGTGCCTCCAGTCCCTCCTGCTCAGACTGTGAAAACTTCCCGATGGTTCCCACTCTGGAGACCTCCTACCTTGCGCGGGCTGCAAAGAACGAGTTCCTGAACTTGGTGCCTGATATTGAAGAAATGCGACCAGG GTCCTCGGCTTTACTGAGGTTGAAAAACCAAAGCCGGCAGAAGAGAAaccgacacaaacacagtcagaaaCGTCGTCGTCGTCGCTACAGACGCCAATGCAGACACGGATGCAGACGCAGACGCAGATTCAGCAGCAAACCAGACTGCCGGGCTACCTGCTCAAG TGTCTGA
- the LOC143419992 gene encoding uncharacterized protein LOC143419992, which yields MTSAHEAAVAPKNTAKATEAVEPIKGAAVDDSVTAEKISKDQPVAVTHPTFWERIQEQLRPERIRCLKTVKLPNSKLVSLDYKVLLISNLPEYHDGCYAEEDIAGLLTRHRFEYYDDTIYVIPQARMAFALMPTAVAAKNIVLVSENHDFILNGSKLRLQVEKGNILMTPLEFYKSLMKRLCYQVTDNGARLIYIRNISPGESRDLREALKKMDCVRNYLPLLNKVFIEFQSLRDADRLGVWYSLLKRATGHKLSRLKIPQCGCTSLRLCVF from the exons ATGACAAGTGCTCAT gaAGCTGCAGTGGCACCTAAAAATACAGCCAAGGCTACGGAGGCTGTTGAACCAATTAAAGGTGCTGCAGTTGACG ACTCTGTGACTGCAGAGAAGATCTCAAAGGATCAGCCGGTCGCTGTTACCCACCCAACATTTTGGGAGCGGATACAAGAGCAACTGCGTCCAGAAAGAATCC GTTGTCTCAAGACAGTCAAACTTCCCAATTCAAag CTTGTTTCGCTTGATTACAAGGTGCTGTTAATAAGCAACCTGCCAGAGTATCACGATGGCTGTTATGCAGAGGAGGACATCGCCGGTCTGCTCACTCGACACCGATTTGAGTATTACGACGACACGATCTACGTTATACCACAGGCACGCATG gcttttgCCCTCATGCCGACAGCAGTGGCAGCTAAAAACATCGTGCTAGTATCAGAAAATCATGATTTTATTCTCAATGGGTCTAAACTTCGACTGCAGGTTGAGAAGGGCAACATTTTAATGACGCCG cttGAGTTTTATAAGTCTCTGATGAAACGGCTATGCTAT CAAGTGACTGACAATGGAGCACGATTAATCTACATCAGGAACATCTCGCCAGGCGAGTCCCGGGATCTCAGAGAAGCTTTGAAAAAAATGGATTGTGTAAGAAACTACCTGCCTCTTCTCAACAAG gtgtttaTCGAATTTCAGTCTCTTCGTGATGCTGATCGCCTTGGCGTTTGGTACAGCCTTCTGAAACGGGCCACCGGCCACAAATTGTCAAGGCTGAAAATACCACAGTGTGGATGTACCTCACTGC gcctttgtgttttttaa